From a region of the Miscanthus floridulus cultivar M001 unplaced genomic scaffold, ASM1932011v1 os_1275_2_3, whole genome shotgun sequence genome:
- the LOC136533877 gene encoding uncharacterized protein, translating into MESSAAGGDTPTQPSASAGASPPAPPPPPPPPRGWLAGLVSGAGRILAAVLGPEPSASGSGSGSISSAAASDGDSPSAACSPAWYPPPGPHGEGCNDATDNGDSPVFPLSNNQSNQGEKETVLKGYPGSLAIISEIEPKDAIMQLLMQETYSRSECSKFIKIIQERVLDSDSGDIDAGGFSLTSARKAGRLAIDGYSSFSPHESSPATSSLQVHNCDNSAAVGTIPKLAHTNQTPFINNAKNINPVLKRNYSVREDAYGEIRRVRPKINGNSWDISKFKQVDIIRNHPAANSREELTTRNPNASRDGKKLLNDIMGANNLTYPNFISKVETADEILDVPDKPSAVTPQLFDSSSPQAGREQKGFGATTLNQCSSEDLKKGFALKVEPLNAFIPFEQQMMDLSHRKQEHAACDDSCSLSKLMLKEDIEAAPSLPMGIQVQNGSKNRRRRQPNSQKTTATPTRSPAKGSRRKNNDAIVKSEMDLLEQSKLVLTEQEQELGDVPVKRPVGRPRKARNGPSSDDASTPAS; encoded by the exons ATGGAGTCATCCGCCGCGGGGGGCGACACCCCTACCCAGCCGTCGGCGTCCGCCGGGGCCTCGCCTCCGGCTCCTCCtcccccgccaccgccgccgagggGGTGGCTCGCCGGCCTCGTCTCCGGCGCCGGCCGGATCCTCGCCGCCGTGCTCGGGCCCGAGCCCTCCgcttccggctccggctccggctccattTCATCAGCCGCAGCGTCGGACGGGGACTCGCCGTCGGCCGCGTGCTCGCCGGCATGGTACCCGCCTCCTGGCCCTCATGGTGAGGGCTGCAATGACGCCACCG ATAATGGTGATTCCCCAGTCTTTCCCCTGAGTAATAATCAATCAAATCAG GGTGAAAAGGAGACTGTTCTAAAAGGCTACCCTGGGTCCCTAGCAATTATCTCTGAGATTGAACCAAAGGATGCCATAATGCAATTGCTTATGCAGGAGACCTATTCAAG GTCTGAGTGCAGCAAGTTTATAAAGATAATTCAAGAGCGGGTTTTAGACTCGGATTCAGGTGATATAGATGCTGGTGGGTTTTCTCTTACAAGTGCTCGGAAGGCTGGCAGACTAGCCATAGATGGATACTCTTCATTTAGTCCACATGAATCCTCACCTGCAACTTCTAGTCTTCAAGTGCATAACTGTGATAATAGTGCTGCTGTGGGCACAATTCCAAAATTAGCTCATACCAACCAAACCCCTTTCATCAACAATGCTAAGAACATAAACCCA GTTCTCAAACGAAATTACTCTGTTAGAGAGGATGCATATGGGGAGATTCGAAGAGTCAGGCCAAAGATCAATGGAAATTCGTGGGACATTTCAAAATTCAAGCAAGTTGATATTATTCGAAATCATCCAG CTGCAAATTCACGTGAAGAGCTCACTACCAGGAATCCAAATGCTTCCAGAGATGGAAAGAAACTATTAAATGATATTATGGGAGCCAACAATTTAACATACCCTAACtttatttcaaaagttgaaactGCTGATGAAATATTAGATGTCCCCGATAAACCTTCAGCTGTAACTCCACAGCTATTTGATTCCAGTTCTCCGCAAGCTGGTAGGGAACAAAAAGGTTTTGGTGCTACAACACTTAATCAGTGTTCTAGTGAG GACCTGAAGAAAGGCTTTGCTTTGAAGGTGGAGCCTTTGAATGCATTTATTCCTTTCGAGCAGCAGATGATGGACTTATCACACAGGAAGCAAGAGC ATGCTGCCTGTGACGATTCATGCTCTCTCTCAAAATTAATGTTGAAGGAGGATATTGAAGCTGCACCCAG CCTGCCGATGGGCATTCAAGTACAAAATGGCTCCAAGAACCGCAGAAGAAGGCAACCCAACTCACAAAAAACCACGGCAACTCCAACAAGGTCACCTGCAAAGGGTTCACGTCGGAAGAACAACGATGCCATAGTCAAATCGGAGATGGACTTGCTTGAGCAAAGCAAGCTGGTACTGACAGAACAAGAGCAAGAGTTGGGAGACGTTCCGGTGAAGAGACCTGTTGGGAGGCCCAGGAAGGCGAG GAATGGACCTAGCTCAGATGATGCGAGCACCCCTGCTTCGTAG
- the LOC136533876 gene encoding pentatricopeptide repeat-containing protein 10, chloroplastic-like has product MEATGRGVFPNKPTLPAGPRKRGPLIPAAPPPPSPSSLPLDSLLLHLTAAPAPAPAPRRSHPTPTPPHSFLSPAAQALVLAISSHPLPTLAAFLASRRDELLRADIPSLLKALELSGHWEWALALLRWAGAEGTADASALEMVVRALGREGQHDAVCALLDEVPLPPGSRLDVRAYTTVLHALSRAGRYERAVELFAELQRQGVAPTLVTYNVVLDVYGRMGRSWPQIVALLDEMRAAGVEPDDFTASTVITACCRDGLVDEAVAFFEDLKARGHAPCVVTYNALLQVFGKAGNYTKALRVLKEMEQNGCQPDAVTYNELAGTYARAGFYEEAAKCLDTMTSKGLLPNAFTYNTVMTAYGNVGKVDEALALFDQMKKSGFVPNVNTYNLILGMLGKKSRFTVMLEMLGEMSRSGCTPNRVTWNTMLAVCGKRGMEDYVTRVLEGMKSCGVELSRDTYNTLIAAYGRCGSRTNAFKMYNEMTSAGFTPCLTTYNALLNVLSRQGDWSTAQSIVSKMRTKGFKPNDQSYSLLLQCYAKGGNIAGIDAIEKEVYGGTVFPSWVILRTLVIANFKCRRVGGIEKAFQEVKARGYNPDLVIFNSMLSMYAKNGMYSKATEILDSIKQSGLSPDLITYNSLMDMYAKCSESWEAEKILNQLKSSQVKPDVVSYNTVINGFCKQGLIREAQRILSEMIADGMAPCVVTYHTLVGGYASLEMFSEAREVINYMIQHNLKPMELTYRRVVDSYCKAKRFEEARSFLSEVSETDPNFDKKVLHTLTAYIEDAQFGR; this is encoded by the coding sequence atggaGGCCACCGGCCGGGGGGTGTTCCCGAACAAGCCCACCCTCCCGGCGGGGCCGAGGAAGCGGGGCCCGCTCATCCCGGCCGCGCCCCCGCCGCCGTCTCCCTCCTCGCTCCCGCTCGACTCGCTCCTGCTCCACCTcaccgcggcgccggcgccggcccccGCGCCGCGGCGGTCGCACCCGACACCGACGCCGCCGCACTCCTTCCTCTCCCCCGCCGCGCAGGCGCTCGTGCTCGCCATCTCCTCGCACCCGCTCCCGACACTCGCGGCCTTCCTCGCCTCCCGCCGCGACGAGCTCCTCCGCGCGGACATCCCGTCCCTGCTCAAGGCGCTCGAGCTCTCGGGGCACTGGGAGTGGGCGCTCGCGCTCCTCCGATGGGCCGGCGCCGAGGGCACCGCCGACGCGTCCGCGCTCGAGATGGTCGTCCGCGCGCTGGGGCGCGAGGGCCAGCACGACGCCGTCTGCGCGCTGCTCGACGAAGTGCCGCTCCCGCCCGGGTCCCGCCTCGACGTCCGCGCCTACACCACCGTGCTCCACGCGCTCTCCCGGGCGGGTCGGTACGAGCGCGCGGTCGAGCTCTTCGCCGAACTCCAGCGGCAGGGGGTGGCGCCCACGCTCGTCACCTACAACGTCGTGCTCGACGTGTACGGCCGGATGGGCCGCTCGTGGCCGCAGATTGTCGCCCTCCTAGATGAGATGCGGGCCGCCGGGGTCGAGCCCGACGACTTCACCGCCAGCACGGTGATCACCGCGTGTTGCCGTGATGGGCTTGTTGATGAGGCTGTGGCATTCTTCGAGGACCTCAAGGCCCGGGGCCACGCCCCGTGCGTCGTCACCTACAATGCGCTGCTCCAGGTGTTTGGCAAGGCCGGAAACTACACCAAGGCTCTGCGAGTGCTCAAGGAGATGGAGCAGAACGGTTGTCAGCCAGATGCTGTGACGTACAATGAGCTCGCCGGAACATATGCCCGGGCTGGGTTCTACGAGGAGGCTGCCAAGTGCCTGGACACAATGACATCCAAGGGTTTATTGCCAAACGCATTCACATATAACACCGTGATGACAGCTTATGGGAATGTTGGGAAGGTGGATGAGGCACTTGCTCTGTTTGACCAGATGAAGAAGAGCGGGTTTGTGCCGAATGTGAACACATACAATCTTATCCTTGGCATGCTTGGCAAGAAATCAAGGTTCACTGTGATGCTAGAGATGCTTGGAGAGATGTCAAGGAGTGGATGCACACCAAATCGGGTCACATGGAACACAATGCTTGCAGTCTGTGGGAAGCGTGGCATGGAGGACTATGTCACCCGGGTTTTGGAGGGGATGAAGTCTTGTGGGGTTGAACTGAGCCGAGACACCTACAACACCCTGATAGCTGCATATGGTCGGTGTGGCTCAAGGACTAATGCTTTCAAGATGTACAATGAAATGACCAGTGCTGGATTCACCCCCTGCCTCACCACATACAACGCATTGTTGAATGTGCTATCGCGACAAGGTGATTGGTCCACCGCTCAGTCAATCGTAAGCAAAATGAGGACCAAGGGGTTTAAGCCAAATGATCAGTCATATTCACTATTGCTTCAGTGTTATGCAAAGGGGGGCAACATTGCAGGGATAGACGCAATCGAAAAAGAAGTTTACGGAGGTACCGTTTTCCCAAGTTGGGTTATCTTGAGGACCCTTGTCATTGCCAATTTCAAGTGCCGGCGAGTGGGTGGCATTGAGAAGGCATTTCAAGAGGTAAAGGCCAGAGGTTACAATCCTGACCTCGTCATATTCAACTCCATGCTGTCAATGTATGCCAAAAATGGGATGTACAGCAAGGCCACCGAGATCCTCGATTCAATCAAGCAGAGCGGGCTGAGCCCTGACCTCATCACTTACAATAGCTTGATGGACATGTACGCAAAGTGTAGCGAATCGTGGGAGGCTGAGAAGATACTGAACCAGCTCAAAAGCTCTCAGGTGAAGCCTGACGTCGTGTCCTATAACACGGTCATAAACGGATTCTGCAAGCAAGGGCTGATCAGAGAAGCTCAGAGGATCCTCTCCGAGATGATCGCTGACGGCATGGCTCCCTGTGTCGTAACTTATCACACACTCGTTGGGGGATACGCCAGCCTGGAGATGTTCAGTGAAGCTAGAGAGGTTATCAACTACATGATTCAGCACAACCTGAAGCCTATGGAGCTGACCTACAGGAGAGTAGTCGACAGTTACTGCAAAGCAAAGCGATTCGAGGAGGCTCGCAGTTTCCTGTCTGAGGTTTCAGAAACTGACCCGAATTTTGATAAGAAAGTGCTGCATACACTCACAGCCTATATAGAGGATGCACAGTTTGGAAGGTAG